Genomic DNA from Haloarcula marina:
GCGCCCGAGTCGTCGTAGGTGACGGCGTGACCCGCAGAGCGCAGGGCCTCGGCGATTTCGCGGGCGTAGTCGTCCATCCCGTCCTTGTCCATCAGCGGGAAGACGCCGACGGTGGTCGGGGCCTGTTCGGCCGGGAGGTCCAGATACGTGCGCGCCTCGCCGTCGACTTCGTCCTCGGTGTAGGCGTGGGCCAGCACCGTGTAGATGAGGCGGCCGACGCCGAAGGAGGGTTCGACGACGTGCGGACGGACGTGTTCGCCGTTCTCGGTGACCTCCTCGACACTGAAGTTCGTCTGCTCTACGGGGACGGTCACCTCGTCGCCGTCGATTTTGACGGTCACGTCTTCACTCTCGAACGCGCTGGGGTCTCGTTCGGCCAGTGCTTCGAGTGCATCGGCCACCGCCTGCGCGTCGCCGCCGAACTCGGGACCGAGGTAGCTCATCTCCGGGTCGACGGTCGGTCGCTCGACCGTCACGGGTTCGTCGTACTGCTTGAAGACGGTGAAGTCCTCGCCGGAGTGTTCGGCGTGTTTCTGCAGGTCGTAGTCGCCCCGGTAGGCGAATCCGGTAATCTCTATCCAGTCGCCGTCGATTTCGGCCTCGGCGTCCCAGCAATCGGAGGCGTAGTGGGCGAGTTCGCCGGGGAGGTGCTGACGGAAGCGGAACCGGTCCATGTCGATACCGATTCGCTCGTACCAGCCCTTGGCGATGCCGAGGTAGTAGGCGACCCAGTCGCTCGTGATGACTTCCTCGGCGACGGCGTCGCCGACGGTCATCTCCCTGACGCCGCCGTCGTCGGCCTGCTGACTCTCGCCCGAATAGAGGGGCAGAGTCACGTCTTCGACTTCCGAGAGCGGCGGTTCGTCTTCCTCGGGGTCGACGAAGTGTTCCAGTTCGGCCTGTGTGAACTCGCGCACGCGCACGAGGGACTTCCGCGGGGAAATCTCGTTGCGGTAGGCCTTCCCGATTTGGGCGACGCCGAACGGGAGTTGGTTGCGGGCGTACTCGGAGAGTTGCGGGAACTCCACGAAGATGCCCTGTGCCGTCTCCGGGCGGAGATAGCCCGGCGACGAACTGCCCGGGCCGATGTTCGTCTCGAACATCAGGTTGAAGTTGTCGACGGGTTCGCCCGCGAGCGACGCGCCACAGGAGGGGCATTCGATGTCGTACTCGGCGATGAGGTCCATGACCTCCTCGTTGGGCAGGGACTCGGCCTCCTCGATGTCGGTGTTGTCCTCGACGACGTGGTCGGCCCGGTGGGTCGCGCCGCATTCGCCGCACTCGATAATCATGTCGTCGAAGCCGTCGAGGTGGCCCGACGCCTCGAAGACGGGTTCGGGCATCACGTCTGGGGCCGAAATCTCCTGGTGGCCCTCGCGGAGGACGAACCGGTCGCGCCACGCGTCCTCGACGTTCGACTTCAGCGCCGCGCCCTGCGGGCCGTAGGTCCAGAACCCGGCCGCGCCGCCGTAGGCACCGGCG
This window encodes:
- the glyS gene encoding glycine--tRNA ligase, translating into MSEGERLTELAKRRGFYFPAAGAYGGAAGFWTYGPQGAALKSNVEDAWRDRFVLREGHQEISAPDVMPEPVFEASGHLDGFDDMIIECGECGATHRADHVVEDNTDIEEAESLPNEEVMDLIAEYDIECPSCGASLAGEPVDNFNLMFETNIGPGSSSPGYLRPETAQGIFVEFPQLSEYARNQLPFGVAQIGKAYRNEISPRKSLVRVREFTQAELEHFVDPEEDEPPLSEVEDVTLPLYSGESQQADDGGVREMTVGDAVAEEVITSDWVAYYLGIAKGWYERIGIDMDRFRFRQHLPGELAHYASDCWDAEAEIDGDWIEITGFAYRGDYDLQKHAEHSGEDFTVFKQYDEPVTVERPTVDPEMSYLGPEFGGDAQAVADALEALAERDPSAFESEDVTVKIDGDEVTVPVEQTNFSVEEVTENGEHVRPHVVEPSFGVGRLIYTVLAHAYTEDEVDGEARTYLDLPAEQAPTTVGVFPLMDKDGMDDYAREIAEALRSAGHAVTYDDSGAIGRRYRRQDEIGTPYCVTVDYESLEEDTVTLRERDSTEQKRVSIDGLAETVDALTDGDRTFDDL